ATGACCGTTATTGGCTGTCGCGGCTTTTGACCGGAGAAAAAATCCATACCCGGTTTTATTTCGATGAAAATCATAAGATCAGCCATTGGGAAGAATTGGATTGACATCGGTCTTTCTTTAGTTTAGGGTAGAGAAAAGCGCAAATACGATCAGATAGCTGGTTGTTAATCAGTGAATCCGGCGTGATGGCGACCGCGACCCGTAGCAGGAGAGAGGTGCTACCGGATAATTGCTCCTTTATAGCTTAAAGCGGGGCAACAGATCGCTTGCGTTTCAGGGGTGTCTTGTTTTATAGATACCCCTTTTTTAATTGACTTTTGGCCATTTTTGCCGTAAAATTTCAGCAGAATGTTAAAAAATAAAAAATAAAGAGCGAATTTGCTTTTGTTTCTAATATTACAGAATTTGATAAAAATTCTTAGATTGGGATACATTGGTAGATTCGGATTATGATTATGCAAATCCAAATCAAGGCCACCAAAATCGAGTTAACCGATGCCATCCGCGATTACGTGCAGAAAAAAGTCGATATGCTGGAAAAATATCTCGGCGATATCCCCGTGATCAATTGCCATTTCGAAGTCGGGCTCGCCGTCGGCGGCCAGCAATCGGGCGAGATCTATCGCGCGGAAATCAATTTGGATCTGAACGGAAAATTGTTAAGAGTGGAAAAAACCGAAAAGGATCTGTATAAAGCGATCGATAAAGTCAAGGATCATATGGAAAGAGAGATTATCAAGTTTAAGGAGAAATTACGGGAAGTTAAATAAAGTAAGAAGTAAAAAGTAATAAGTAATAAATAAATCGTTTTTTACTTTTAACTTTTTACTTATTACTTTTTTGTTATGAGTTTTTTGACTGCGATTTTCGGCGATCCGAACGAGAAAGTTGTTAAGGAATTGGAGCCGATCGTTGCCGAGATAAATAAATTGGAAGAAAAATACGCTAAGATGTCCGACGAAGAACTCGCCGGGCAGACTTTAGTTTTGAAAAATCGCTTGTCGGAAATCACCGGCAAACGCAGCAGTCCCGAGGCGGAGACTGCTGCGGGGCCAGATGAGATTGAAACGGCCGTGAAGCAAAAATTGGATGAAATTCTTCCCGATGCTTTCGCCGTCATGCGCGAAGCGGCCAAGAGAAAATTAAATCAGCGGCATTTTGACGTCCAGCTGATGGGAGGCATCGTTCTGCATCGCGGTCAGATCGCGGAAATGAAAACCGGCGAAGGAAAAACTTTGGTAGCGACTTTGCCGCTTTATCTTAATGCGCTTACCGGCCGCGGCGTGCAACTGGTTACCGTCAATGATTATTTGTCCCGCGTCGGCGCCGGCTGGATGGCGCCGATTTATAATTTTTTGGGACTCTCGGTCGGCGTGATCGTCAATCAAGCCTCGTTCATTTATGACGCCAATTATATCAACGAAGAAGAAAAATATGATGAGCGCCTGGCCCATTTCCGCCAAGCCGATCGCCGGGAAGCCTACGCCTGTGATATCGTTTATGGCACTAATAATGAATTCGGCTTTGATTATCTGCGCGACAACATGGTTCCGACTCTCGCGGATAAAGTCCAGCGCGGCTTGAATTACGCCATCGTCGACGAGATCGATTCGATCTTGATCGATGAAGCCCGCACGCCGCTGATCATTTCCGCGGCGGCCGAGGAATCAACCGATAAATATTTTAAATTCGCCGATCTGGTGCGCCGTTTGAAAGAGAACGAAGACTATAATGTCGATGAAAAAATGCGCGCCGTCACTTTGACTGAAGGCGGCATCGAAAAGATGGAAGGCTGGCTGGGCATCGGCAATATTTACGTGGAAAAAGGCATCGGTGAAGTTCATCATATCGAGCAGGCTTTAAAGGCGGAAGTGATCTTCCATCGCGAAAAAGATTATGTCGTCAAGGACGGCGAAGTTCTAATCGTCGATGAATTTACCGGCCGCTTGATGCCGGGCCGCCGCTATAGCGAAGGCTTGCATCAGGCGATCGAAGCCAAGGAAGGCGTGGCGATCCAGCGCGAATCGCAGACTTTGGCGACCATCACTTTTCAGAATTATTTCCGCATGTATAAAAAACTCGCCGGTATGACCGGTACGGCCGTGACCGAAGCGGAAGAATTCGCCAAAATTTATAAATTAGAGGTAGTCATTGTTCCCACCAATAAAGTGATGATCACAAAAGACCTGAACGATCTGGTCTATAAAACCGAGCTGGGAAAATTTCAGGCGGTGATCAGGGATATTAAAGAGAGGCATTCGCTGGGCCAGCCGATTTTGGTCGGTACGATCTCAATCGAGAAAAACGAACTGCTGTCCGAACTGATGCGCCGCGAAGGCTTGCAGCCGGAATTTTTGAATGCCAAAAACCATGAACGGGAAGCGCGCATCATTTCCCAGGCCGGTAAACTCGGCTCGATCACGGTGGCGACCAATATGGCCGGCCGCGGCGTCGATATTATTTTGGGCGGACAGATGGAAAAGGATCTGACCCCGGAACAGCTCGCGGCCCGGAAAGAGGAAGCTGACAAGGTTAAAGCTTTGGGCGGCCTATACGTGATCGGCACCGAGCGCCACGAGGCGCGGCGCATCGATAATCAGCTGCGCGGCCGCGCCGGGCGCCAGGGCGATGAGGGCATGTCGCGGTTTTATCTTTCCTGCGAAGACGATTTGATGCGCATTTTCGGCGGCGACCGGATGAAAAAACTGATGACGACTTTAAGATTGCCCGAGGATATGCCGATCGAGAACCGGATGATCACCGGTTCGATCGAGACGGCGCAGAAAAAAGTGGAAGCCAACAATTTCGACATGCGCAAACATCTGGTGGAATACGACGACGTGATCAACAAGCATCGCGAAACGATCTATCGCCGCCGCGACGAAATTCTGGCCACCGCGGAAAATGAACCGGAAAAATTATCGAAAATAATTTTGGCAATGGTGGAAGAAGAAATTGAACAAGTGGTTTCTTTCCATACCGCCGCCGAGGATATCAAAACTTGGAATATCAATGAGATTTATGAGGTGGTGAACTCGATCTTCCCGGTTCAGAGCGAGCTGAAAGCTGATCTTACCGGCATTGCCGATGAGACGAAAAGATTGGAAAAGGCGATGGTGCGGACGAAGATTATCGAGCATCTGGTCGGGCTGAGCGGCGAGCGTTACGGCAAAATGGAAAAAGATTATGCGGATGCCGGTTTGGATTGGCGCGATATCGAGAAAAATATTTTATTGCGTTCGATCGATTCGCTCTGGGTCGATCATCTTGATTCGATGGATTATATGCGGCGGGGGATCGGTTTGCGCGGCTACGGCCAGCGCGATCCGCTGGTGGAATATAAGAAAGAAGCTTATCGGATGTTCTCGGAACTGAATAATCTGATCCAGAAAGAAGTGGTCTATGGAATTTATAAATTCGGCTCGGCGCAAGGCCTCTCGGCTTTGGGTTTTTCCGCGCCGAATCTGTTGCAGCGGGCGCGGACTTTTTCCGCTCCGGCCAAAACCGCCGAAGCCTCCGCTGATGGCCGCAGCGCCTTTGACAATGTCAAACAAAAAGTACTCAATGCCGCCGGCGAAAAAGTCGGACGAAATGATCCGTGTCCGTGCGGAGCGAAAAAATCAGACGGCTCGCCGGTCAAATATAAAAATTGTTGCGGCAGATAACTTGAGTTTTGTATAAAGCGAGCGGAGTCCCCCGAAGCTCCGCCGCGGAGCGAAGGGGGATGGATCAGGTAAGAAATATAAGAAATGTTGCGGAAAATAGAAGTAAGAAGTTAGAAGTGCGAAGTAAGAAATTTTTTTGTCATCCTGAACGGAGCGAAGCGGAGTGAAAGATCTATTATCCGAGAGGTTCGCATATTAATTTTAAAAATTTTTTTCGAGAAAATCCGCACTTACCGAAAAATAGATCCTTCGCGACACGCTCAGGATGACAAAATGAATTAAATGCCATGGAAAATAAGTCGGATAAAAAAATATTTTTTCGCAATATTAATGACCAGAAGGTGTTGCATTCTATCGTTGATATTATTCCCCGCGGTACCAGGGTTTATTTGTATGGTGGCGCGGCACGCAATGCCCTGTATCATAAATTATTCGGTAAATGGTTACCGCAACGCGATTATGATTTAGTGGTGATTGGCGATTATAAAAAATTTATCAAAAAATTAAAAACTATCGGATTTATTTCGGGGAAGAAATCAAAAGTTTTTGGGAAAATGGTTTTAAAAAAACCGTTGGTCAAAAAGCCGCGAACCCTTAATGATTGTTTGTGGATCGATATGGTGCTTCGCGAACATGGGCAGATCTTAAGTCTTTTAAAAAAGCGGGCAAATTTTACCATCAATGGAATAGCTCTGCCCATTGTCCAGGCTTTTCAAAGTGATTGGCAGAAGCATATTGTTGCCGTACCGCATGCCCTGGCCGATCTTAGAGATAAAAAGTTGCGAACCCAAGTTATCCATCCGATCGATATCTACGCCGTGATTCGCTTTGTTTCCCTTGGTTTCAGGGCGCCGACTAAGATTGAGATTAAACAAATTTTGGATAAGTTAAAAAATATTGAACGCTGGCGGTTTGAACGGGACGCTAAAAAAGTAATTAATTACGTCGGTAGCAAAGAAAAAGTTTTAAAAATTGCCAAAAAATTGGGAATAAAAATAAATATTCTTAATTATGAAAATTGTTCACGCCAATCAGAGTAAAAAATTTTAAAATAGCAGCATCAAGAAACAGATTAAACAGTATGGTGAGAATTATTATCGGAAGTAAAAACGACAAACAATACTTGAATGAAATCGAAGAGATTTTCAATAGTCTTGATGTGCCTTATATGATCCAGGTAAATTCTTGCCACAGAAATTTGCGAGGATTAATAAAATTGCTTAACAGCATACGGTCGGGTAAGAAAAAAACAGATGTAATTATCGCGCTTGCTAATTCAGCGGCGAATTTGCCCGCGGTCATAGCCGGGTATTTAAAAATTTCGGCAATTCCCGTTATTGGCGTCGGACTAAGCGGAAAACGCATTGGCGGCGCGGATAGTTTGCTTTCCATAGCAACGATTCCCCGTAATGTCCCGTTATTAAATACCGGCATTGATGAAGTGGGGATGTATAATGCGGCATTAGCATGTTTGAATCTGCTCGCAATGCGAGATAAAAATTTAGCAAAGAGAGCCGCAATATTTTTCAACGGAGTAAAATAAATTGTGATATTTAAAAATAATAATAAAATCATCAAAAATTAATTTATGAGTAAAAAAGCCGTGGTGACCGGCGGGGCCGGATTCATCGGATCCAATTTGGTCGACGCGCTCGTCGAACGCGGGTTTGACGTCCAGGTCATCGACAATCTTGTCGCCGGAAAAAGAGAATACGTCAATTCCCGGGCGACTCTGCATGTTTTAGATATTACCGAGCAGGAATTGATCAAGCCGATCTTCAAGGATGCGGAATATGTTTTTCATTTGGCCGCTTTGCCGCGAGTCCAATATTCCATCGAGCATCCGCGGGAAACGAATAAAGTCAATGTTGAAGGCACGATCAACGTGTTGCTCGCCGCTGCCGAGGCAGGAGTTAAAAAATTGGTTTATTCGGCTTCCAGCTCGGCTTACGGCGATCAGATCAAAATGCCCTTAACGGAAGACATGGCGGCTTTGCCGAAAAGTCCGTACGGTCTGCAAAAATATATCGGCGAACTTTATTGCCGCCTTTGGAGCGAGGTTTATAATCTGCCTACTGTTTCCTTGCGCTATTTTAACGTTTACGGACCGCACGAAGATCCGGAAGGCGCTTACGCTTTGGTGATCGCCAAATTTTTGCGCCAGTGGCAGAACGGCGAGGCTATGACTATAACCGGCGACGGCGAACAAACCCGCGATTTCACTCATGTGCGCGATATTGTCCGGGCTAATATCCTGGCGGCCGAAAGCGAGAAAGTCGGCCTGGGCGAAGTGATCAATATCGGCGCCGGCCATAATCATTCGGTCAACGAGATTGCCGCTTTGATCGGCGGGCCAACGGTCAATATTCCGGCGCGCTTGGAGCCGCGGGACAGCTTGGCCGATACCTCCAAGGCCCGCGAACTTTTGGGCTGGGAGCCGCAGGAAGATCTGGCCGCGGCCATTACCGAACTTAAAATTTTACTTGGGATAAAATAATTTTTATGAAACCTTTTTCCGATAATATAATTTTTTTTGATTCGGAGTTTTCTTCTTTCGATACGAAAAGAGGGGAGCTTTTGTCAATCGGGATGGTGAAGATGAACGGCGAAGAATTGTATTTGGAATTGGAATCAGCCGCGGAACCGGATGAATGGGTGAAGGAGAATGTTTTGCCTAAATTGTCCGGCGAAAAAATAAGTCTGGCCGAGGCGGTGGAAAGAATAAAAAAATTCGCCGGCTCCAGTACGCCATTCCTGCTTTCTTACATTGATAATTACGATGCCGTCTATTTAAAGAATATCATCGGTCCGGGAAAGACCAATATTTTCCATTGGATCACGATCGATATCGCCTCGATGTTTTTCGCGTTAGGGAAAAATCCGGAAGATTTCGGCGATGCCGACCGCGACGGCACTTTTGAAAAAATGGGCATTGATTGGCATAAATACCGCGAGCATCACGCGCTCGACGACGCCAAACTCTTGCGGGAATT
The window above is part of the Patescibacteria group bacterium genome. Proteins encoded here:
- a CDS encoding AIR carboxylase family protein encodes the protein MFTPIRVKNFKIAASRNRLNSMVRIIIGSKNDKQYLNEIEEIFNSLDVPYMIQVNSCHRNLRGLIKLLNSIRSGKKKTDVIIALANSAANLPAVIAGYLKISAIPVIGVGLSGKRIGGADSLLSIATIPRNVPLLNTGIDEVGMYNAALACLNLLAMRDKNLAKRAAIFFNGVK
- the secA gene encoding preprotein translocase subunit SecA codes for the protein MSFLTAIFGDPNEKVVKELEPIVAEINKLEEKYAKMSDEELAGQTLVLKNRLSEITGKRSSPEAETAAGPDEIETAVKQKLDEILPDAFAVMREAAKRKLNQRHFDVQLMGGIVLHRGQIAEMKTGEGKTLVATLPLYLNALTGRGVQLVTVNDYLSRVGAGWMAPIYNFLGLSVGVIVNQASFIYDANYINEEEKYDERLAHFRQADRREAYACDIVYGTNNEFGFDYLRDNMVPTLADKVQRGLNYAIVDEIDSILIDEARTPLIISAAAEESTDKYFKFADLVRRLKENEDYNVDEKMRAVTLTEGGIEKMEGWLGIGNIYVEKGIGEVHHIEQALKAEVIFHREKDYVVKDGEVLIVDEFTGRLMPGRRYSEGLHQAIEAKEGVAIQRESQTLATITFQNYFRMYKKLAGMTGTAVTEAEEFAKIYKLEVVIVPTNKVMITKDLNDLVYKTELGKFQAVIRDIKERHSLGQPILVGTISIEKNELLSELMRREGLQPEFLNAKNHEREARIISQAGKLGSITVATNMAGRGVDIILGGQMEKDLTPEQLAARKEEADKVKALGGLYVIGTERHEARRIDNQLRGRAGRQGDEGMSRFYLSCEDDLMRIFGGDRMKKLMTTLRLPEDMPIENRMITGSIETAQKKVEANNFDMRKHLVEYDDVINKHRETIYRRRDEILATAENEPEKLSKIILAMVEEEIEQVVSFHTAAEDIKTWNINEIYEVVNSIFPVQSELKADLTGIADETKRLEKAMVRTKIIEHLVGLSGERYGKMEKDYADAGLDWRDIEKNILLRSIDSLWVDHLDSMDYMRRGIGLRGYGQRDPLVEYKKEAYRMFSELNNLIQKEVVYGIYKFGSAQGLSALGFSAPNLLQRARTFSAPAKTAEASADGRSAFDNVKQKVLNAAGEKVGRNDPCPCGAKKSDGSPVKYKNCCGR
- a CDS encoding NAD-dependent epimerase/dehydratase family protein — encoded protein: MSKKAVVTGGAGFIGSNLVDALVERGFDVQVIDNLVAGKREYVNSRATLHVLDITEQELIKPIFKDAEYVFHLAALPRVQYSIEHPRETNKVNVEGTINVLLAAAEAGVKKLVYSASSSAYGDQIKMPLTEDMAALPKSPYGLQKYIGELYCRLWSEVYNLPTVSLRYFNVYGPHEDPEGAYALVIAKFLRQWQNGEAMTITGDGEQTRDFTHVRDIVRANILAAESEKVGLGEVINIGAGHNHSVNEIAALIGGPTVNIPARLEPRDSLADTSKARELLGWEPQEDLAAAITELKILLGIK
- the raiA gene encoding ribosome-associated translation inhibitor RaiA, whose product is MIMQIQIKATKIELTDAIRDYVQKKVDMLEKYLGDIPVINCHFEVGLAVGGQQSGEIYRAEINLDLNGKLLRVEKTEKDLYKAIDKVKDHMEREIIKFKEKLREVK